A section of the Humulus lupulus chromosome 2, drHumLupu1.1, whole genome shotgun sequence genome encodes:
- the LOC133819024 gene encoding uncharacterized protein LOC133819024 — MSRQPRVKKKSSQNLGTGDVTPKQIAFIVDRYLFDNKFSQTRSLFRTEASSLIAQSPSQEATKGILGLGQIINEYISLKAQKLMVDQERVRLEQEKFRVQTLLQSMQNAMSAYNASGSSSVPAAISSVAPKPAIMAPRLQPFNGSQAGFPLNNNPTVHSMSMPSNTNAQPTNISSLSNNKRKNPKIISNAPPPAAKRSCSKFSLPEKEAVPQYGSTVNSQENTQAPASAVESSPNICVASGSSVAKCLFNQPSLSIPTNASVPKTPPRANSSQSDKSTSPLDVSSTAKCSNASTPTEMTPTRCTVISSSKRVTLSPCKQMAFYMEKNQCISTSSPVKTNSKRQTISNNVKGRLDFSDSDSLVNLGSGEPIFEQTSTSESEKEIDLFDIDLPNFDAIGEDFSFTEMLGAFDFECGEMDYSCELPIGASMDTISGSSPESMCGYMGSNQVMSEFSTVTEVLSQDMSMQGPDSMSALKSVTRCIKIISPVKTCGNSLDQNCAATN; from the exons ATGAGCAGACAACCCAGAGTCAAGAAGAAGTCTTCTCAGAATCTCGGTACCGGAGACGTAACTCCGAAGCAAATTGCTTTCATCGTCGATCGATATCTATTCGACAATAAATTTTCTCAAACTCGCTCTCTTTTTCGAACTGAAGCCTCCTCCCTCATTGCTCAATCTCCCAGTCAAGAG GCGACTAAGGGAATACTGGGTCTCGGCCAAATAATTAACGAGTATATAAGTTTGAAAGCACAGAAACTAATGGTGGATCAAGAAAGGGTTCGACTTGAGCAGGAGAAGTTCCGGGTCCAGACGCTGTTGCAGAGTATGCAAAATGCAATGTCTGCGTACAATGCTAGTGGAAGCTCGTCTGTGCCGGCCGCGATTTCCTCTGTAGCTCCTAAGCCAGCGATTATGGCTCCTCGGTTGCAGCCGTTTAATGGGTCTCAAGCAG GGTTTCCTTTGAACAACAATCCAACTGTACATTCAATGTCTATGCCTTCCAACACGAATGCTCAACCTACAAATATATCTTCATTGTCAAATAATAAGAGAAAAAACCCCAAGATTATTTCAAATGCCCCTCCTCCAGCTGCGAAGAGATCTTGCAGCAAATTCTCACTTCCAGAGAAAG AAGCAGTTCCACAATATGGTAGCACAGTTAATAGTCAAGAAAATACTCAGGCTCCCGCTTCTGCAGTTGAATCATCACCAAACATCTGTGTGGCTAGTGGATCAAGTGTGGCCAAGTGTTTGTTCAATCAGCCCTCACTCTCCATTCCAACAAATGCTTCTGTTCCCAAGACGCCCCCAAGAGCAAATTCCTCTCAAAGTGACAAATCAACATCTCCTCTTGATGTTTCTTCCACTGCTAAATGTAGCAATGCTAGCACTCCCACAGAGATGACCCCAACAAGATGCACTGTAATATCATCATCCAAAAGAGTGACGCTGAGTCCATGTAAACAAATGGCTTTTTACATGGAGAAAAACCAGTGCATTTCCACTTCCTCGCCAGTCAAGACAAATTCAAAGAGGCAGACAATAAGCAATAATGTGAAAGGAAGACTTGATTTTAGTGATTCTGACTCATTGGTGAATTTAGGGTCAGGCGAACCAATTTTTGAGCAGACTTCAACATCTGAGTCTGAAAAGGAAATTGACCTTTTTGACATTGATCTGCCTAATTTTGATGCCATTGGAGAAGATTTCTCCTTTACTGAAATGTTGGGTGCTTTTGATTTTGAGTGTGGAGAAATGGATTACTCTTGCGAACTACCTATAGGTGCTTCTATGGACACCATTTCAGG ctcatcccctgaatcaatGTGTGGCTATATGGGGTCTAACCAAGTTATGTCAGAATTCTCTACTGTGACAGAAGTATTATCACAAGATATGAGTATGCAAG GGCCGGATTCTATGTCAGCTCTAAAATCTGTGACAAGATGCATCAAAATTATAAGTCCTG TAAAAACTTGTGGGAATTCTCTGGATCAGAACTGTGCTGCAACAAACTGA